The genome window CCCAGGTGGCGGGCAGGGCTGGAAGAGGTTTTAAAAAAGGAGAAGTGATAGTTCAGACCTATCAACCTGATCATTATAGCTTAAAGGCTGCTACAGACCATGACTATGAGAAGTTCTATTCACAAGAGATAGTTTATAGAGAGGCTTTTAAATATCCACCTTTCATGGAAATTATAAATATAATAGTAAGAGGCAAAGATGAGCGGTGTGTGATTGATGTGATACAGGAAGTATATAAAATTCTTAATTCATTTTTTAAATATTTAACCGGTAAAGATGATATAATTATTTTGGGACCATCTGTAGCTCCTATTCCCAAAATAAAAGGTATGTATAGATGGCAGATATTGATAAAGACAAATGATATCAATAATTCTTTGGAGGTTTTAAGGAAAATAAGTGACAAATATTTTAATTATTATAAGAAAAAAGGGGTATTTATTAATATAGATATAAATCCTCAAAACATAATGTGATTCGGGAGGTTCTTTATGGCTTTAAGAATGATCAAGAAATACGGGGAAGAAGTATTAAGGAAAAAATCAAGGGCTATAGATAAAATAGATGATAAGATATTGACCTTGCTGGATGATATGGCTGAAACTATGTATCAAAACGATGGAGTAGGTTTAGCTGCCCCACAAGTTGGAATATTGAAGAGGGCAGTGGTGATAGATATAGGTGAAGGTCTGATAGAGTTAATAAATCCAGAGATAATCTCATCCTCTGGGAGCCAGATAGATGAGGAAGGGTGTTTGAGCATTCCGGGAGTGGCAAAAAAGGTAGATAGGCCATCTGCTGTAATAGTAAAAGCTTTGGGCAGAGATGGAAAACAGTTAACGATAAAGGGAACAAATTTACTGGCAAGGGCTCTTTGTCATGAAATAGACCATTTAAATGGAGTGCTTTTTATAGACAAAGCTATAGATGATCAAGACCAGGAGTGATAATATGAACATAGTGTTTATGGGGACACCTGAATTTTCAGTCCCCTGTCTCAGAGAATTGATAGCAAAAGGCTACAATATATCCTGTGTAGTAACACAGCCGGATAAAAAAGGTGGCAGAGGGAGAAAAATTATACAGCCTCCTATTAAAAAATTAGCTGAAAAATATGGGTTGAGAATAATTCAGCCTAAAAGAGTCAGTGATGCTGAGGTTGAACAAACGTTGTTACAGCTATCACCGGATTTAATTGTCACTGTAGCATATGGGCAGATATTAAAAGAAAACATTCTAAATATCCCTAAAAAGGGATGTGTAAATGTTCATGCTTCCTTACTACCCCGGTATAGAGGGGCAGCGCCAATACAGGCTGCCATAATAAATGGTGATCGACATACAGGTATCACTACTATGTTTATGGATCAAGGTTTGGATACAGGAGATATAATTTTGCAAAAAAGCATATGCATAGGGGAAAACGAAACGGCCGGGGAATTACATGATAGATTATCTGTTCTGGGTGCCCAAGTTCTCATAGATACTATCGAACTGATAAGAGAGGGAAATGCAAAAGGCGTTAAGCAGAAAGAAAATAACGCATCGTATTTTCCAATGATAAAGAAACATATGGCATTGATAGATTGGACAAAAAAAGCCGTTGATATTAAGAATATGGTAAGAGCGTTCAATCCGTGGCCAGGTGCATATACCTATAAAAACGGCAAAAGGTTGAAGATATGGGCTGTAGGTATAGCACAAAATGGTACAGAGAACGTCCGGGCAGGGGAAGTTTTGGAAGCCAGTGTGGAAAAAGGAATCATAGTTTCTGCCGGAAGAGGAAAAATAATTATTAAAGAAATACAGCCGGAAAATAGCATAAAGATGGATTCCAGTGAGTTTGTTAAGGGATATAGCATTAAAAAAGGCGATGTGTTTTCTGTTTGAAAAGTTTATAATATAAAAAAGGTGTGATTAACTATGGGTTATTATAGTAGCATGGTTTTTCTTATACCAGCAATTTTGCTTGCTATGTATGCTCAAGTCAAGGTACAGAGTACATTCAGTAGATATTTACGTCACAGGAGCTTGAAAGGATATACTGGCTCGCAGGTGGCGCGATCTATACTGGATTCACAAGGGTTACATAATGTGAATATTGAGCTTGTAGGAGGTAGGTTATCTGACCATTACGATCCTAGAACTAACGTGTTAAGATTATCTAGAGATGTTTATTCAGGTACTTCTATAGCAGCACTAGGTGTAGCAGCCCATGAGACCGGGCATGCCATACAGCACAATACAGGTTATTTCCCTTTGTTGTTTAGAAACAGTTTAGTACCTGTGGCTAATCTAGGTTCTCAACTGGCTTGGGTATTCATACTGATGGGATTTTTAATCCATCCGCGGTTTATTAATATTGGAATAATTCTATTTTCAGCAGCAGTGTTATTTCAAGTGGTTACTCTACCGGTGGAATTCAATGCTAGTAGAAGAGCGATATACTTATTATCGTCTGGCGGATATGTAACTCAGGATGAAGTAGGAAAAGCTAAAAAGGTTTTAAGTGCTGCGGCATTGACATATGTTGCTGCAACTGCAGTTGCGTTGGCTCAATTATTGAGATTGATGACTTTAAGAAATAGAGATTAAAATAATACGTTATCCTATTTTGGGATAACGTATTGTTTTGTGAAATTTGAAAAAGGAGTTTTGTGGTGTTAAAAATAGATTATGCCAGAGATAAAGCACTGGTTGCACTTACGAAAATTGTTGTTGATAAGCAGTATTCAAATACTGTTTTGTGGAAAGCATTGAATGACGGGAAATTGGAAGAGAGGGATAAAAGATTCATAAAAGAACTCGTATATGGTACTTTAGAAAATATGATATTTATAGATTTGGTGTTCAAAAAGTTTTCAAAAATACCCATAAAAGGAGTTTCTGTTAAAGTATTAAATATTATCAGATTAGGAATATACCAGATTCTATTTTTGGACAAAGTACCTGATTCTGCAGCCTGTGATGAATCTGTAAATTTAGTTAAGAAATACAATAAAAAGGCAGCAGGATTTACCAATGCTGTATTAAGGAATATATCCAGAAATAAATCAAACATATCATATCCTGACAAGAAAAAATCTAAGATAAAATATCTATCTGTAAAGTATTCATATCCTATATATATTTTAAATTTATGGTTACATCAGTTTGACTTTGAATTTGTTGAACAATTATGTATTGATAGCAATAAGCGTGCACCCGTAACTATAAGGGTAAACACCTTGAAGACGGATAAAAAGGGATTAAAAAATAAATTACAACAAAAGGGAATAATAGTGTATGATGGACTTTACAATGATGAAAGTCTTGTGTTGGAGAAAGCAGGAGATATTTTAGGTCTAGAAGAATACAAAACAGGATTATTTATAATTCAGGATGAAAGTTCAATGTTGGTGTCAAAGGCGTTGAACCCCCAAAAAGGTGAAAAAATACTCGACATGTGTTCTGCCCCAGGGGGGAAAACTACTCATATTGCACAACTCATGGAGAATTGCGGACAGATAGTTGCTAGGGATATAAACATAAGCAAGATAAAAGCAGTAAAACAAAACTGTTCTAGATTGGGAATAAAAATTGTTGATGCTCAGGTTGTGGATGCCTTGGCGTTGGATGATAGATCAGAAGAGATGTATGATAGAGTGCTGGTAGATGCTCCATGCTCCGGACTAGGTGTTATACGAAAAAAACCTGATATTAAAATAAATAAAGAATACGATGATTTTGAAAAGTTAAAGTCTATTCAGAAAAGGATACTGAAGAATGCTTCTAAATATTTAAAAGAAAATGGAGTCCTTGTTTATAGTACTTGTACTATAAACAGGGAAGAAAATCAAGATATCATTGATGATTTCTTGAAATATAATGATAATTTTTATCTATGCGATCTATCTAATGAATTAGGTATTGGAAAGACACGGACTTTAAATTTATATCCGAATATTCATAGGGTAGACGGTTTTTTTATTGCAAAACTTAAAAAGCTGAAG of Clostridia bacterium contains these proteins:
- the def gene encoding peptide deformylase, which translates into the protein MALRMIKKYGEEVLRKKSRAIDKIDDKILTLLDDMAETMYQNDGVGLAAPQVGILKRAVVIDIGEGLIELINPEIISSSGSQIDEEGCLSIPGVAKKVDRPSAVIVKALGRDGKQLTIKGTNLLARALCHEIDHLNGVLFIDKAIDDQDQE
- the fmt gene encoding methionyl-tRNA formyltransferase, translated to MNIVFMGTPEFSVPCLRELIAKGYNISCVVTQPDKKGGRGRKIIQPPIKKLAEKYGLRIIQPKRVSDAEVEQTLLQLSPDLIVTVAYGQILKENILNIPKKGCVNVHASLLPRYRGAAPIQAAIINGDRHTGITTMFMDQGLDTGDIILQKSICIGENETAGELHDRLSVLGAQVLIDTIELIREGNAKGVKQKENNASYFPMIKKHMALIDWTKKAVDIKNMVRAFNPWPGAYTYKNGKRLKIWAVGIAQNGTENVRAGEVLEASVEKGIIVSAGRGKIIIKEIQPENSIKMDSSEFVKGYSIKKGDVFSV
- a CDS encoding zinc metallopeptidase; this translates as MGYYSSMVFLIPAILLAMYAQVKVQSTFSRYLRHRSLKGYTGSQVARSILDSQGLHNVNIELVGGRLSDHYDPRTNVLRLSRDVYSGTSIAALGVAAHETGHAIQHNTGYFPLLFRNSLVPVANLGSQLAWVFILMGFLIHPRFINIGIILFSAAVLFQVVTLPVEFNASRRAIYLLSSGGYVTQDEVGKAKKVLSAAALTYVAATAVALAQLLRLMTLRNRD
- the rsmB gene encoding 16S rRNA (cytosine(967)-C(5))-methyltransferase RsmB encodes the protein MLKIDYARDKALVALTKIVVDKQYSNTVLWKALNDGKLEERDKRFIKELVYGTLENMIFIDLVFKKFSKIPIKGVSVKVLNIIRLGIYQILFLDKVPDSAACDESVNLVKKYNKKAAGFTNAVLRNISRNKSNISYPDKKKSKIKYLSVKYSYPIYILNLWLHQFDFEFVEQLCIDSNKRAPVTIRVNTLKTDKKGLKNKLQQKGIIVYDGLYNDESLVLEKAGDILGLEEYKTGLFIIQDESSMLVSKALNPQKGEKILDMCSAPGGKTTHIAQLMENCGQIVARDINISKIKAVKQNCSRLGIKIVDAQVVDALALDDRSEEMYDRVLVDAPCSGLGVIRKKPDIKINKEYDDFEKLKSIQKRILKNASKYLKENGVLVYSTCTINREENQDIIDDFLKYNDNFYLCDLSNELGIGKTRTLNLYPNIHRVDGFFIAKLKKLK